One stretch of Archocentrus centrarchus isolate MPI-CPG fArcCen1 chromosome 5, fArcCen1, whole genome shotgun sequence DNA includes these proteins:
- the LOC115780058 gene encoding EF-hand and coiled-coil domain-containing protein 1 isoform X1, which yields MCTSPAMQRVQPSPFAARKSEWLRSALAHHHCPDPGVENEIVVLATGIDQYLQEVFHHLAFPSRDDTVSARDFTALCAVLGLNRAKVGKRTINGKEAATDGERDEEDEEFRDICSGLPSQLSFKEFHSRLCGYFRVRSARRGSGECSFRLPVSEDTELVERQIRLRWPRVRRRKCVSFDLTKDQRGPANKSMKGRTSEDREPDEVAALRELVEDLRSALQGSDARCLALEVALRQGRSSTFPAPSCYSSVSNPPTSITFIQGKLVPTHRIKGHLSSAGGDSAKRVARKRDIRDPLLRELKLIRSSRDGQLEEAIRFNKHLEEELQWAYQEVRKLQGVEAALRKENTQIRKRAEEAREALSLGLQQVRLIQEQAQSVPQLQSRITQLEIELHRYRTSCTCVPSPASQQIHPEDTCSKTALLSPDAECLQRAVEGRAASDEEEEDRGMREEGQCCPVEVKRQLHGCGKGCQNRTVHHLLSQSHLQDRNLTSTSEDSRGHFCQKGPNHEQPHGGFKKERPEEEAKRTKEENEKTRLSLLEGKLTDSLTLLLQLRNKNMSRRVLGKMVMDTLDVCSRGGAGR from the exons ATGTGCACTTCACCGGCCATGCAGCGCGTACAGCCCTCACCGTTTGCAGCGCGTAAAAGCGAGTGGCTCCGGAGCGCCCTGGCACACCACCACTGCCCAGATCCTGGAGTGGAGAACGAAATCGTTGTCCTGGCCACTGGAATAGACCAGTACCTGCAAGAGGTCTTCCACCACCTGGCCTTCCCCAGTCGGGACGATACAGTGTCGGCGAGGGATTTCACTGCGCTCTGTGCCGTGCTGGGGCTCAACAGAGCCAAGGTAGGAAAGAGGACGATAAACGGAAAGGAAGCAGCAACAGATGGAGAACGagatgaggaagatgaagagttTAGAGATATATGCTCTGGGCTGCCCAGCCAACTGTCTTTTAAAGAATTTCACTCACGGCTCTGTGGGTATTTCCGTGTGCGCAGTGCGCGCAGAGGTAGCGGGGAGTGTTCCTTTCGTCTGCCCGTTAGCGAGGATACAGAGCTGGTAGAGAGACAGATCCGGCTTCGATGGCCGCGAGTTAGGCGGAGAAAGTGTGTCAGTTTTGATCTGACAAAGGACCAGCGTGGACCCGCCAACAAATCTATGAAAGGACGAACTTCAGAGGACCGTGAACCAG aTGAAGTGGCAGCTCTAAGGGAGCTGGTGGAGGACCTCCGCTCAGCACTGCAGGGGAGCGATGCTCGCTGCCTGGCCCTGGAGGTGGCACTCCGACAAGGGAGGAGCAGCACCTTCCCTGCTCCATCCTGCTACAGCTCTGTTTCAAATCCTCCAACTTCCATCACCTTCATCCAGGGAAAACTGGTTCCAACGCACAGAATTAAGGGACATCTAAGCAGTGCTGGAGGAGACTCAGCAAAGAGGGTGGCAAGGAAACGAGACATCAGAGACCCACTTCTAAGGGAGCTGAAACTGATTCGCTCCTCGCGTGATGGGCAGTTAGAGGAGGCCATCAGATTCAATAAGCATctggaggaggagctgcagtGGGCGTACCAGGAGGTGCGCAAGCTGCAGGGGGTGGAGGCTGCACTGAGGAAGGAGAACACTCAGATCAG GAAGCGGGCAGAGGAGGCCAGGGAGGCTCTGAGTTTGGGGCTGCAGCAGGTTCGGCTAATCCAGGAGCAGGCCCAGTCTGTGCCCCAACTCCAGTCCAGGATCACCCAGCTTGAGATCGAACTGCACCGATACAG AACCAGCTGCACCTGTGTCCCCAGCCCTGCAAGTCAACAAATCCACCCTGAAGACACCTGCAGTAAAACAG CTCTTTTGTCTCCAGATGCTGAGTGTCTGCAGAGGGCAGTGGAGGGAAGAGCTGCAtctgatgaagaagaggaggacaggGGGATGAGGGAGGAAGGACAGTGCTGCCCGGTGGAGGTGAAGAGGCAACTACATGGCTGTGGCAAAGG ATGTCAGAACCGTACAGTCCATCACCTTCTCTCTCAGAGTCACCTGCAGGACAGAAACCTCACCAGCACTTCCGAGGACAGCAGGGGGCACTTCTGTCAGAAAGGACCAAACCACGAGCAGCCACACGGAGGCTTTAAAAAAGAG AGACCTGAGGAAGAGGCAAAGAGgacaaaagaggaaaatgagAAGACACGGCTCTCTTTGCTGGAGGGGAAACTCACTGACTCACTCAcgttgctgctgcagctacgTAACAAG AATATGTCCCGCAGGGTGCTGGGGAAGATGGTGATGGATACTTTGGATGTGTGCAGCAGGGGTGGAGCTG GTCGctga
- the LOC115780058 gene encoding EF-hand and coiled-coil domain-containing protein 1 isoform X2, with translation MCTSPAMQRVQPSPFAARKSEWLRSALAHHHCPDPGVENEIVVLATGIDQYLQEVFHHLAFPSRDDTVSARDFTALCAVLGLNRAKVGKRTINGKEAATDGERDEEDEEFRDICSGLPSQLSFKEFHSRLCGYFRVRSARRGSGECSFRLPVSEDTELVERQIRLRWPRVRRRKCVSFDLTKDQRGPANKSMKGRTSEDREPDEVAALRELVEDLRSALQGSDARCLALEVALRQGRSSTFPAPSCYSSVSNPPTSITFIQGKLVPTHRIKGHLSSAGGDSAKRVARKRDIRDPLLRELKLIRSSRDGQLEEAIRFNKHLEEELQWAYQEVRKLQGVEAALRKENTQIRKRAEEAREALSLGLQQVRLIQEQAQSVPQLQSRITQLEIELHRYRTSCTCVPSPASQQIHPEDTCSKTDAECLQRAVEGRAASDEEEEDRGMREEGQCCPVEVKRQLHGCGKGCQNRTVHHLLSQSHLQDRNLTSTSEDSRGHFCQKGPNHEQPHGGFKKERPEEEAKRTKEENEKTRLSLLEGKLTDSLTLLLQLRNKNMSRRVLGKMVMDTLDVCSRGGAGR, from the exons ATGTGCACTTCACCGGCCATGCAGCGCGTACAGCCCTCACCGTTTGCAGCGCGTAAAAGCGAGTGGCTCCGGAGCGCCCTGGCACACCACCACTGCCCAGATCCTGGAGTGGAGAACGAAATCGTTGTCCTGGCCACTGGAATAGACCAGTACCTGCAAGAGGTCTTCCACCACCTGGCCTTCCCCAGTCGGGACGATACAGTGTCGGCGAGGGATTTCACTGCGCTCTGTGCCGTGCTGGGGCTCAACAGAGCCAAGGTAGGAAAGAGGACGATAAACGGAAAGGAAGCAGCAACAGATGGAGAACGagatgaggaagatgaagagttTAGAGATATATGCTCTGGGCTGCCCAGCCAACTGTCTTTTAAAGAATTTCACTCACGGCTCTGTGGGTATTTCCGTGTGCGCAGTGCGCGCAGAGGTAGCGGGGAGTGTTCCTTTCGTCTGCCCGTTAGCGAGGATACAGAGCTGGTAGAGAGACAGATCCGGCTTCGATGGCCGCGAGTTAGGCGGAGAAAGTGTGTCAGTTTTGATCTGACAAAGGACCAGCGTGGACCCGCCAACAAATCTATGAAAGGACGAACTTCAGAGGACCGTGAACCAG aTGAAGTGGCAGCTCTAAGGGAGCTGGTGGAGGACCTCCGCTCAGCACTGCAGGGGAGCGATGCTCGCTGCCTGGCCCTGGAGGTGGCACTCCGACAAGGGAGGAGCAGCACCTTCCCTGCTCCATCCTGCTACAGCTCTGTTTCAAATCCTCCAACTTCCATCACCTTCATCCAGGGAAAACTGGTTCCAACGCACAGAATTAAGGGACATCTAAGCAGTGCTGGAGGAGACTCAGCAAAGAGGGTGGCAAGGAAACGAGACATCAGAGACCCACTTCTAAGGGAGCTGAAACTGATTCGCTCCTCGCGTGATGGGCAGTTAGAGGAGGCCATCAGATTCAATAAGCATctggaggaggagctgcagtGGGCGTACCAGGAGGTGCGCAAGCTGCAGGGGGTGGAGGCTGCACTGAGGAAGGAGAACACTCAGATCAG GAAGCGGGCAGAGGAGGCCAGGGAGGCTCTGAGTTTGGGGCTGCAGCAGGTTCGGCTAATCCAGGAGCAGGCCCAGTCTGTGCCCCAACTCCAGTCCAGGATCACCCAGCTTGAGATCGAACTGCACCGATACAG AACCAGCTGCACCTGTGTCCCCAGCCCTGCAAGTCAACAAATCCACCCTGAAGACACCTGCAGTAAAACAG ATGCTGAGTGTCTGCAGAGGGCAGTGGAGGGAAGAGCTGCAtctgatgaagaagaggaggacaggGGGATGAGGGAGGAAGGACAGTGCTGCCCGGTGGAGGTGAAGAGGCAACTACATGGCTGTGGCAAAGG ATGTCAGAACCGTACAGTCCATCACCTTCTCTCTCAGAGTCACCTGCAGGACAGAAACCTCACCAGCACTTCCGAGGACAGCAGGGGGCACTTCTGTCAGAAAGGACCAAACCACGAGCAGCCACACGGAGGCTTTAAAAAAGAG AGACCTGAGGAAGAGGCAAAGAGgacaaaagaggaaaatgagAAGACACGGCTCTCTTTGCTGGAGGGGAAACTCACTGACTCACTCAcgttgctgctgcagctacgTAACAAG AATATGTCCCGCAGGGTGCTGGGGAAGATGGTGATGGATACTTTGGATGTGTGCAGCAGGGGTGGAGCTG GTCGctga